One part of the Euwallacea similis isolate ESF13 chromosome 30, ESF131.1, whole genome shotgun sequence genome encodes these proteins:
- the Vti1a gene encoding vesicle transport through interaction with t-SNAREs homolog 1A, with the protein MATLFENYEQQYSALTADITAHIGLLTASASKDRRQLISTIEKHVEEAKELLEQMDLEVREIETSKKQRCKTKLECYRAELKRLTLEYIKARAVKQESLYDSTEDVDLRVSIDQKQRLLDNAETLERSGRKLNDGYRVVIETEELGNQVMRNLSEQRETIQRSRNRLRETDEELNRSSRILSSMLMRVMQQKAVLYAVGASFIIFISLGIYISFSR; encoded by the exons ATGGCaacactttttgaaaattatgaacaGCAGTATTCTGCCTTAACAGCAGATATCACAGCTCACATAGGTCTCTTGACTGCATCTGCCTCCA AAGATCGCCGACAACTTATCTCTACAATAGAAAAGCATGTAGAAGAAGCAAAAGAATTG CTTGAACAAATGGACTTAGAAGTTAGAGAAATTGAAACATCTAAGAAGCAAAgatgtaaaacaaaattagaatGTTACAGAGCAGAGCTGAAACGCCTGACACTTGAATATATTAAAGCAAGAGCTGTAAAGCAGGAATCCTTATATGATAGCACAGAAGATGTAGATTTGCGAGTATCAATAGATCAGAAGCAAAGACTTTTAGATAATGCAGAAACTTTAGAAAGGTCAGGCAGGAAACTGAATGATGGATATAGAGTTGTTATTGAAACAGAAGAACTAGGAAATCAAGTTATGAGAAATTTGAGTGAACAAAGAGAAACCATTCAAAGGTCTAGAAATAgg TTACGAGAAACAGATGAAGAACTAAATCGATCATCTCGAATATTGAGCTCCATGTTAATGAGAGTGATGCAACAGAAAGCTGTTTTGTATGCTGTCGGAGCgtcttttataatttttatttctttaggcATTTACATAAGTTTTTCCAGATAG
- the LOC136417851 gene encoding large ribosomal subunit protein eL34-like, translating into MVQRLVFRRRLSYNTKSNRRRIVRTPGGKLVYQYLKKPKKIPRCGQCKEKLRGIQPTRPMERLRMCKRKKTVKRAYGGVLCHRCVKEKIVRAFLIEEQKIVVKVLKAQQASKKK; encoded by the exons ATGGTTCAGCGTCTTGTCTTTAGAAGACGACTGTCTTACAATACAAAAAGCAATAGGAGACGTAT AGTGCGTACTCCTGGCGGCAAATTGGTCTATCAATACCTAAAAAAGCCCAAGAAGATCCCGAGATGCGGTCAATGTAAAGAAAAGCTTAGAGGTATTCAACCTACCAGACCAATGGAGAGGTTGCGTATGTGCAAGAGGAAGAAGACCGTGAAACGTGCTTATGGCGGCGTTCTCTGCCACAGATGTGTTAAGGAAAAGATTGTTAGGGCTTTCCTTATTGAAGAGCAGAAAATCGTTGTTAAAGTGCTGAAGGCACAACAGGCttctaagaagaaataa